A genomic region of Gemmata massiliana contains the following coding sequences:
- a CDS encoding pseudouridine-5'-phosphate glycosidase: MNATQERPEWLTISDEVRAALAAGRPVVALESTLIAHGLPWPVNVETARESETAVRAGGAVPATIAVLNGVPLVGLTDAQLENLARLPNVRKASRRDLGAAVALKQHAATTVSATMALAHAAGIRVFATGGLGGAHREGEPFDISADLAELARTPVLVVCAGAKSILHLPRTLEILETFAVPVVGYRTDAFPTFYVRDHVPPLPVSARVESAHEAAALFAAHVQMGGAGAVLAQPCSADVAIPAAEFDTWRSEAEKAALAASVTGAKVTPFLLARIAELSAGRTLIANRALIVANARLAAEVAVALASA; the protein is encoded by the coding sequence TTGAACGCGACACAAGAACGACCCGAATGGTTAACGATCTCCGACGAGGTCCGAGCCGCGCTCGCTGCGGGGCGACCCGTTGTGGCGCTGGAATCGACACTCATTGCGCACGGATTGCCGTGGCCGGTGAACGTGGAAACCGCTCGCGAATCAGAAACCGCGGTGCGTGCTGGCGGTGCGGTTCCCGCGACAATTGCGGTTCTGAACGGTGTACCGCTCGTGGGCCTCACCGACGCTCAGCTCGAAAACCTCGCGCGTTTACCCAACGTGCGCAAAGCGAGTCGGCGCGATCTCGGGGCGGCAGTCGCATTGAAGCAGCACGCGGCGACAACCGTTTCGGCGACGATGGCGCTCGCGCACGCGGCCGGTATTCGCGTTTTCGCCACGGGCGGACTCGGCGGCGCGCACCGAGAGGGCGAGCCGTTTGACATCTCCGCCGATCTTGCCGAACTCGCCCGCACGCCGGTTCTGGTCGTATGCGCGGGGGCCAAGAGTATCCTGCATCTTCCGCGAACGCTGGAGATCCTCGAAACGTTCGCCGTGCCGGTTGTGGGCTACCGCACGGATGCGTTCCCGACCTTCTATGTGCGAGATCACGTTCCCCCACTCCCGGTCTCCGCGCGAGTCGAATCCGCACACGAAGCTGCTGCACTGTTCGCGGCACACGTGCAAATGGGCGGCGCGGGTGCCGTGCTCGCGCAACCGTGTTCGGCTGATGTCGCGATACCGGCGGCGGAATTCGACACATGGCGGAGCGAAGCAGAAAAGGCAGCGCTCGCTGCGAGTGTAACCGGGGCGAAAGTGACGCCGTTCCTGCTTGCCCGCATCGCGGAGCTAAGCGCCGGGCGCACGCTCATAGCGAATCGCGCTCTGATCGTTGCGAATGCACGACTCGCTGCGGAGGTAGCGGTGGCTCTCGCGAGTGCGTAG
- a CDS encoding TIGR02996 domain-containing protein translates to MSPDEAAFLEAIRDNPTDETTRLVYADWLADRDDSRAAFVRFSADFLRYARELKNRHSALPTEWLDVIDPYRRFFVLRVPSSGGANEHPVVTAVFVKQGDSAVSGQSLIEISEDKASFEITAEHTGTIVSVFVRPGDRVSIGQPVLTYLSSQEIPCPATSPTPLVLPSRHLPTVPFHAFIRELERRREVMRTTSSARINAIIAHQRTAAAIVFGRGVVLDANNAAESHRGWAEGESETRMREHGLTDEQMAQERLDIHIETLRLLLTRYGQPDGFSGLPELPDEPTSE, encoded by the coding sequence ATGTCACCCGATGAAGCGGCTTTTCTCGAGGCAATTCGAGACAACCCAACAGATGAAACGACCCGCCTCGTGTACGCCGACTGGCTCGCGGATCGAGACGACTCACGAGCGGCGTTCGTTCGCTTCTCCGCGGATTTTTTGCGGTATGCTCGCGAATTGAAAAATCGACACAGCGCGTTACCAACCGAATGGTTGGATGTCATCGATCCGTACCGCCGCTTTTTTGTACTCCGAGTGCCGTCTTCCGGTGGAGCAAACGAACACCCGGTGGTAACCGCAGTTTTTGTTAAACAAGGCGATTCAGCTGTTAGCGGACAATCGTTAATAGAAATCAGCGAAGACAAGGCGTCGTTTGAAATAACAGCAGAACACACAGGGACGATTGTTTCCGTTTTCGTGCGCCCCGGTGACCGTGTGTCGATTGGCCAACCGGTCCTCACGTACCTATCGTCGCAAGAAATTCCTTGCCCAGCTACATCCCCAACGCCACTTGTGCTTCCATCACGCCATCTTCCCACCGTACCGTTCCATGCATTCATTCGAGAATTAGAACGCCGCAGAGAGGTGATGCGAACCACCTCCTCCGCGCGAATCAACGCGATAATCGCCCACCAAAGGACTGCAGCTGCAATCGTGTTTGGCAGAGGCGTTGTGCTGGATGCAAACAATGCCGCAGAATCTCACCGCGGGTGGGCCGAAGGAGAATCAGAAACCCGCATGCGGGAACACGGTCTCACCGATGAACAGATGGCTCAAGAGCGACTCGATATTCACATCGAAACACTTCGCTTGCTCCTCACGCGCTACGGTCAACCAGACGGTTTCAGCGGGTTACCCGAACTACCCGATGAACCGACAAGCGAGTGA